Proteins encoded in a region of the Flavobacterium sp. MDT1-60 genome:
- a CDS encoding SDR family oxidoreductase, translating into MKTSTQNTILITGGAGFIGSNLCEHFLELGHKVVCLDNFSTGHRYNLEDFIGNQNFKLIEGDIRNIADCILAVEGVDYVLHQAALGSVPRSINDPITTNDVNVSGFLNMLIASRDAKVKRFIYAASSSTYGDSQGLPKVEDVIGKPLSPYAITKYVNELYAEIFSKTYSLETIGLRYFNVFGKKQDPKGAYAAVIPKFVMQLMNYESPVINGDGNYSRDFTYIDNVIQMNELAMTSQNPQAINTVYNTAFGDRNTLNDLVGYLKKYLAEFDSKIAEVEIVYGSNRAGDIPHSLASIDKAKTILGYNPKYSLQDGLKEAVSWYWNNLK; encoded by the coding sequence ATGAAAACATCAACTCAAAATACTATTCTTATTACTGGAGGTGCAGGTTTTATTGGATCAAATTTATGCGAGCATTTTCTAGAATTAGGTCATAAAGTAGTTTGTTTAGATAATTTTTCAACAGGTCACAGATATAATCTAGAAGATTTTATTGGTAATCAAAATTTTAAATTAATAGAAGGGGATATTCGAAATATTGCTGATTGTATTCTAGCAGTTGAAGGAGTTGATTATGTTTTGCATCAGGCAGCTCTTGGCTCTGTTCCAAGATCCATAAATGATCCAATAACCACAAATGATGTAAATGTTTCAGGATTTTTAAATATGCTTATTGCTTCTCGTGATGCAAAAGTAAAAAGGTTTATTTATGCTGCGAGTTCTTCAACATATGGAGATTCTCAAGGATTGCCAAAAGTGGAAGATGTTATCGGAAAGCCTTTATCTCCATATGCCATTACAAAATATGTAAATGAATTGTATGCGGAGATTTTTAGTAAAACGTATAGTTTAGAAACTATCGGACTACGGTACTTTAATGTTTTTGGAAAAAAACAGGACCCAAAAGGAGCTTATGCGGCAGTAATTCCGAAATTTGTCATGCAATTAATGAATTATGAAAGTCCTGTTATTAATGGTGACGGAAATTATTCAAGGGATTTTACTTATATCGATAATGTAATTCAGATGAATGAATTGGCGATGACAAGTCAAAATCCACAAGCCATAAACACAGTTTACAACACCGCATTCGGTGATCGAAATACATTAAATGATCTGGTAGGTTATTTGAAAAAATATTTAGCCGAATTTGATTCTAAAATTGCAGAAGTAGAAATAGTTTATGGTTCAAATAGGGCTGGTGATATTCCACATTCATTGGCAAGTATAGATAAAGCAAAAACAATATTAGGTTATAATCCGAAATATTCTTTGCAAGATGGATTAAAAGAAGCTGTAAGTTGGTACTGGAATAATTTGAAATAA
- a CDS encoding UDP-glucose 6-dehydrogenase has product MEITKICCIGAGYVGGPTMAVIAQKCPHIKVTVVDLNEQRIKDWNDPNTDNIPIYEPGLSEIVAEARGRNLFFSTEVDKAIDEAQVIFISVNTPTKTYGKGKGMAADLKYIELCARQIAKVAKQNKIVVEKSTLPVRTAEAIKSILDNTGNGVQFQILSNPEFLAEGTAVKDLLNPDRILIGGDTTSEGETAINALVDVYANWVDKDKILTTNVWSSELSKLTANAFLAQRISSINAMSELCEKTGADVNEVAKAIGMDSRIGPKFLKASVGFGGSCFQKDILNLVYIAKSYGLNEVADYWEQVIIMNDHQKRRFSNKIVQTLYNTVAGKKIAFLGWAFKKDTNDTRESAAIYVADDLINEQAQISVYDPKVSRAKMLSDLDYLETRTSGENNSSLATFDSAYDACKGAHAIAILTEWDEFTTYDWQKIYDSMHKPAFLFDGRNILDAKELESIGFIYKGIGS; this is encoded by the coding sequence ATGGAAATTACAAAAATTTGCTGCATTGGTGCAGGGTATGTTGGAGGTCCAACAATGGCAGTAATTGCTCAAAAATGTCCTCATATTAAGGTAACTGTCGTTGATTTAAATGAGCAAAGAATTAAGGATTGGAATGATCCAAATACAGATAATATTCCAATTTACGAGCCGGGGCTTTCGGAAATTGTTGCTGAGGCAAGAGGAAGGAATCTTTTCTTTTCTACAGAAGTAGACAAAGCGATCGATGAAGCTCAGGTGATTTTTATATCTGTAAATACACCTACTAAAACCTATGGAAAAGGAAAAGGTATGGCTGCTGATTTGAAATACATTGAATTATGTGCCAGACAAATAGCAAAAGTAGCAAAGCAAAATAAAATTGTAGTTGAAAAATCTACATTGCCGGTTAGAACAGCTGAAGCTATTAAAAGCATCTTAGATAATACAGGAAATGGAGTTCAGTTTCAGATATTGTCAAATCCTGAATTTTTGGCTGAAGGAACAGCAGTAAAAGATTTATTGAACCCAGATCGAATTTTGATTGGTGGAGACACAACTTCAGAAGGTGAAACAGCAATTAATGCTTTAGTTGATGTTTATGCGAATTGGGTTGACAAGGACAAAATTTTAACGACCAACGTTTGGTCGTCAGAATTATCTAAACTTACTGCAAATGCATTTTTAGCACAACGAATTTCCTCTATCAACGCAATGTCTGAATTGTGTGAAAAAACAGGTGCTGATGTTAATGAAGTTGCAAAAGCAATTGGGATGGATAGCAGGATTGGACCAAAATTTTTAAAAGCTTCAGTAGGTTTTGGCGGATCTTGTTTTCAAAAAGATATTTTGAATTTAGTTTATATCGCAAAATCATATGGGTTGAACGAAGTAGCCGATTATTGGGAACAAGTTATTATAATGAATGATCATCAAAAAAGAAGGTTTTCCAATAAGATTGTCCAGACTTTATATAATACAGTTGCCGGTAAGAAAATTGCATTTTTAGGTTGGGCTTTTAAGAAAGATACTAACGATACCCGAGAATCTGCAGCCATTTATGTTGCTGATGATTTGATAAATGAGCAAGCGCAAATTTCAGTTTATGATCCAAAGGTGTCAAGGGCTAAAATGTTGAGTGATTTGGATTATTTAGAAACCAGAACTAGTGGAGAGAATAATAGCTCTTTAGCGACATTCGATAGCGCTTATGATGCCTGTAAAGGAGCGCATGCTATTGCGATTTTAACCGAATGGGATGAATTTACAACTTATGATTGGCAAAAAATTTACGATTCTATGCATAAACCAGCATTTCTTTTTGATGGAAGAAATATATTGGACGCCAAAGAATTGGAATCGATTGGCTTTATTTATAAAGGAATTGGTTCGTAG
- a CDS encoding UpxY family transcription antiterminator — protein sequence MNWYVVYTKPKWEKKVAEKLTQAGVECYCPLITQIKQWSDRKKKVEVPLFNSYVFVQLEEIDRNTVFQVPGVVRYLFWLGKPAIVRDEEISIIKKSLSDSNVTDISITAMRVGDRIKLDSGAFTNQNAIVQEVSNTHYILVLESLGCVLKIKYK from the coding sequence ATGAATTGGTATGTAGTGTATACGAAACCCAAATGGGAGAAAAAAGTGGCCGAAAAACTTACACAAGCAGGAGTTGAATGTTATTGTCCTTTAATTACACAGATTAAACAATGGTCTGATAGAAAAAAAAAGGTTGAAGTGCCGCTTTTTAATTCTTATGTATTTGTTCAGCTCGAGGAAATAGATCGTAATACTGTTTTTCAAGTGCCAGGTGTTGTACGTTATCTCTTTTGGCTTGGTAAACCTGCGATTGTCAGAGACGAAGAAATCAGTATTATAAAAAAGAGTCTTAGTGATTCAAATGTAACTGATATTTCTATTACAGCCATGAGAGTGGGCGACAGAATAAAATTAGATTCCGGGGCATTTACTAATCAGAATGCAATAGTTCAGGAAGTTTCTAATACTCATTATATTTTGGTGCTGGAATCCTTAGGTTGTGTTTTGAAAATAAAATATAAATAA
- a CDS encoding nucleotide sugar dehydrogenase, whose translation MNENIKIAIIGLGYVGLPLARLFATKYPVIGFDINESRVAGLKSGTDSTLEVESHDLQKVLVDRPNSEIGLFCTTELKDIYDCNYYIITVPTPVDKNNRPDLTPLYKSSESVGKVLKAGDIVIYESTVYPGVTEEQCVPVLEKISGLKFNEDFFAGYSPERINPGDKEHTVEKILKVTSGSTPEIGVKVDTLYKSVITAGTHLAPSIKVAEAAKVIENSQRDINIAFVNELAKIFNLMNIDTQEVLAAAATKWNFLPFKPGLVGGHCIGVDPYYLAQRAQEFGYHPEIILAGRRLNDSMGEYIASQVVKLMIKKGITVNGANLLMLGITFKENCPDVRNTKIVDVITGLTEYGISVTIYDPLANANDVKKEYNLVTVNTVPANKFDAIVLGVSHNEFLKLNFSDLKKENSLLYDVKGVLGTIADNRL comes from the coding sequence ATGAACGAAAATATAAAAATAGCAATTATTGGTCTGGGATATGTTGGACTTCCTTTGGCTAGATTATTTGCAACCAAATATCCGGTTATAGGATTTGATATTAATGAATCAAGAGTTGCCGGTTTAAAGTCAGGAACAGACTCTACATTAGAAGTTGAAAGTCATGACTTACAAAAAGTACTAGTTGATAGACCCAATTCAGAAATCGGATTGTTTTGTACTACTGAATTAAAAGATATTTATGATTGTAATTATTATATAATTACAGTTCCAACTCCTGTAGATAAAAACAATCGTCCAGATTTAACTCCATTATATAAATCAAGTGAATCCGTTGGTAAGGTGTTAAAGGCAGGAGATATAGTAATTTATGAATCTACTGTTTATCCGGGAGTTACAGAAGAACAATGTGTGCCAGTTTTAGAAAAAATTTCTGGATTAAAATTCAATGAAGATTTCTTTGCAGGATACTCTCCAGAAAGAATCAATCCCGGTGATAAAGAACATACTGTTGAAAAGATTTTAAAAGTAACTTCAGGTTCCACTCCTGAAATTGGTGTAAAAGTAGATACACTCTATAAATCTGTTATAACTGCAGGAACTCATTTAGCGCCAAGTATAAAAGTGGCTGAAGCTGCCAAAGTAATCGAGAATTCACAACGAGACATTAATATTGCATTTGTAAACGAGCTCGCTAAAATATTCAATTTAATGAATATTGATACTCAGGAAGTATTAGCAGCTGCAGCTACAAAATGGAATTTTTTACCTTTTAAACCAGGGTTAGTTGGAGGGCATTGCATTGGTGTTGATCCTTATTATTTAGCACAAAGAGCTCAGGAATTTGGTTATCATCCTGAAATAATCTTAGCAGGACGTCGTTTGAATGATAGTATGGGTGAATACATCGCCTCTCAAGTCGTTAAGTTAATGATTAAAAAAGGAATTACTGTTAACGGTGCAAACCTACTAATGCTTGGAATTACATTCAAAGAAAATTGTCCGGATGTTCGAAATACGAAGATAGTGGATGTAATAACAGGATTGACAGAATACGGGATATCAGTAACAATTTATGACCCGCTTGCTAATGCAAATGATGTAAAAAAAGAATATAATTTAGTAACTGTTAATACTGTACCAGCTAATAAATTTGACGCTATTGTTTTAGGAGTTTCACATAATGAATTTTTAAAACTAAATTTTTCAGATTTAAAAAAAGAAAATAGTTTATTATACGATGTAAAAGGAGTTTTAGGTACTATAGCTGATAATAGACTATAG
- a CDS encoding mannose-1-phosphate guanylyltransferase — translation MSTHKSITHVILTGGVGSRLWPLSRKSQPKQYLEIFEGKSLFEMTVDRNSHLANKVMVVGNVDNHHLSGKVMDKSKTSYLNIVEATPRNTAAAIAFAAFASDPDDILIITPSDHIIDLMDNYNSAIDEAVSKAKDGFIVTFGVVPTKPETGYGYIEAKGDKVISFREKPNETTAKEFIAKGNFLWNSGMFCFKARVLLDELKQFQPDVYEKSKAVWESSKNGFLDLDLSLEIPSISIDYAVMERSKKIKVVPASFSWSDLGSFESVYDYLVAKGHSIDQNGNMVIGSDIHTTFLGLKNTIFVHTPSANLILQKENSQDVKDIYSELEKQNSDLLN, via the coding sequence ATGAGTACACATAAGTCAATTACACATGTAATTTTAACCGGAGGAGTAGGTAGTCGATTATGGCCACTTTCTCGTAAAAGCCAACCCAAACAATATTTAGAAATATTTGAAGGTAAATCTTTATTTGAGATGACCGTTGATAGAAATAGTCATTTAGCGAATAAGGTAATGGTGGTTGGAAATGTAGACAATCATCATTTAAGCGGAAAAGTGATGGATAAGTCTAAAACTTCTTATCTGAATATTGTAGAAGCAACTCCTCGAAATACAGCCGCTGCTATTGCATTTGCTGCATTTGCGTCAGATCCCGATGATATACTAATTATTACCCCTTCAGATCATATTATTGATTTAATGGATAATTACAATAGTGCTATAGATGAAGCTGTTTCTAAAGCAAAGGATGGCTTTATAGTTACATTTGGAGTTGTTCCAACTAAACCTGAAACAGGTTATGGTTATATTGAAGCAAAAGGAGATAAGGTAATTTCTTTTAGAGAGAAACCTAACGAGACAACAGCAAAAGAATTTATTGCAAAAGGAAATTTTTTATGGAACAGCGGAATGTTTTGTTTTAAGGCAAGAGTTTTACTTGATGAATTAAAACAGTTTCAACCAGATGTTTATGAAAAATCTAAAGCAGTTTGGGAATCCAGTAAAAATGGCTTCTTAGATTTAGATTTATCCCTGGAGATTCCATCAATTAGTATTGACTATGCTGTGATGGAACGTAGTAAAAAGATAAAAGTTGTTCCTGCTTCATTTTCATGGTCTGATTTAGGTTCGTTTGAATCAGTTTATGATTATTTAGTAGCTAAAGGTCATTCGATTGATCAAAATGGTAATATGGTTATTGGCTCTGATATACATACTACTTTTTTAGGCTTAAAAAATACTATTTTTGTGCATACTCCCTCGGCTAATTTGATTTTGCAAAAAGAAAATTCGCAGGATGTAAAAGATATTTATAGTGAATTAGAGAAGCAAAATTCTGACTTATTAAATTAA
- the rfbB gene encoding dTDP-glucose 4,6-dehydratase gives MKKILITGGAGFIGSHVVRRFVSKYPEYQIFNLDALTYAGNLENIKDIENQPNYNFVKGDIVDEAFINELFSIHNFDGVLHLAAESHVDRSIEDPLAFVKTNVIGTMNLLNAAKNQWKANNFEGKRFYHISTDEVYGSLGAEGLFTETTPYDPNSPYSASKASSDHFVRAYGETYGLPYILTNCSNNYGSYHFPEKLIPLFINNIINNKPLPVYGDGNYTRDWLFVEDHAIAIDLVFHDGKNHETYNIGGFNEWKNIDLVKLLCQIMDKKLGREDGTSATLITYVKDRPGHDLRYAIDASKINRELGWKPSVTFEEGLEKTINWYLNNEDWLQNVTSGSYKDYYQKQYS, from the coding sequence ATGAAAAAAATACTTATAACAGGAGGTGCTGGTTTTATCGGATCGCACGTGGTAAGACGATTTGTGAGTAAATATCCAGAATATCAAATTTTTAATCTGGATGCACTTACTTATGCTGGAAATTTAGAAAACATTAAAGATATTGAAAATCAACCTAATTATAATTTTGTAAAAGGAGATATCGTTGATGAGGCTTTTATAAATGAACTTTTCTCGATTCATAATTTTGATGGTGTGCTTCACTTAGCGGCAGAGTCTCATGTTGATCGCTCAATTGAAGATCCTTTAGCATTTGTAAAAACAAATGTAATAGGAACAATGAATTTATTAAATGCAGCGAAAAATCAATGGAAAGCTAATAATTTTGAGGGCAAAAGATTTTATCATATTAGCACAGATGAAGTATACGGTTCATTGGGTGCCGAAGGACTTTTTACAGAAACAACTCCTTATGATCCAAATTCACCATATTCCGCATCAAAAGCAAGTTCAGACCACTTTGTAAGAGCTTATGGCGAAACTTATGGTTTGCCTTATATTTTGACAAATTGTTCAAACAATTATGGATCATATCATTTTCCAGAGAAATTGATCCCGCTTTTTATAAATAATATTATCAATAATAAGCCATTGCCGGTATATGGAGATGGAAATTATACGCGTGATTGGCTATTTGTCGAAGATCATGCAATTGCTATAGATTTAGTTTTTCATGATGGAAAAAATCATGAAACTTATAATATTGGTGGATTTAATGAATGGAAAAACATTGATTTGGTTAAATTATTGTGCCAAATTATGGATAAAAAATTAGGAAGAGAAGACGGTACCTCTGCAACCCTTATAACTTATGTAAAAGATAGACCTGGGCATGATTTACGGTATGCTATTGACGCTTCAAAAATTAATAGAGAATTAGGTTGGAAGCCTTCTGTTACTTTTGAAGAGGGGCTTGAAAAAACTATTAACTGGTATTTGAATAATGAAGATTGGTTGCAAAATGTAACCTCAGGATCTTATAAGGATTATTACCAAAAACAATATTCATAA
- a CDS encoding lipopolysaccharide biosynthesis protein, protein MENKLNNNGNDEISLKEFIQKIVEWYKYLFSKWKIIVIAGFIGAVLGLSYSLIKKPIYAATLTFALEDEKGGGGLGGALGLASSFGFDLGGSGGGIFTGSNLTELFKSRAMVQKTLLSPVTVNGKTVSLAEMYIQNNEWREKWNSNPKFASLQFLPNSNSEKFTRVQDSVLGVMYEDLSKGGLSVAQKDKKVSIISIDVSSTNEAFAKYFCEALARQVGKFYVATKSKKARINMDILERQVDSVRRELNGAITGVAVANDNTFNLNPALNVRRAPSARRQVDVQANTAILTELVKQSELAKVTLRKETPLIQVIDKPILPLKKERLGKLKGILSGGILAGFLMSFYLISRRLFKLVSE, encoded by the coding sequence ATGGAGAATAAACTAAATAACAATGGAAATGATGAAATTTCCTTAAAGGAATTTATTCAAAAAATAGTTGAATGGTATAAGTATTTATTTTCTAAATGGAAAATAATTGTAATAGCTGGATTCATTGGTGCAGTTTTAGGACTAAGTTACTCTCTTATTAAGAAACCAATTTATGCTGCAACATTAACTTTTGCTTTAGAAGATGAAAAAGGTGGAGGAGGCTTAGGTGGTGCATTGGGTTTAGCAAGTTCATTTGGTTTTGATTTAGGAGGGAGTGGAGGTGGAATTTTTACAGGCTCAAACTTGACTGAATTATTTAAATCAAGAGCAATGGTTCAAAAAACATTATTATCTCCAGTTACTGTAAATGGGAAAACAGTTTCTTTAGCCGAAATGTATATTCAAAATAATGAATGGAGAGAAAAATGGAATAGTAATCCTAAATTTGCTTCTTTACAGTTTTTGCCGAATTCTAATAGTGAGAAATTTACAAGAGTGCAAGATAGTGTTTTGGGTGTTATGTATGAGGATCTTTCAAAAGGCGGGCTTTCTGTAGCTCAGAAAGATAAAAAGGTTTCTATCATTAGCATTGATGTTTCTTCAACAAATGAAGCATTTGCAAAATACTTTTGTGAAGCTCTGGCTAGACAAGTGGGAAAGTTTTATGTTGCCACAAAAAGTAAAAAAGCCAGAATAAATATGGATATTTTGGAGCGTCAGGTTGATTCTGTTAGAAGAGAACTTAACGGTGCTATTACGGGTGTAGCAGTTGCAAATGATAATACTTTTAATTTAAATCCGGCTCTAAATGTTCGACGCGCTCCTTCAGCAAGGAGACAGGTTGATGTACAGGCTAATACGGCGATTTTGACCGAATTAGTCAAGCAATCTGAATTAGCTAAGGTAACTTTACGAAAAGAAACACCCTTAATTCAAGTAATAGACAAGCCTATTTTACCTCTAAAGAAAGAACGTTTAGGAAAATTAAAAGGAATATTGTCGGGCGGGATTTTAGCAGGTTTCTTAATGTCGTTTTATTTAATAAGTCGTCGGCTATTTAAATTAGTTTCAGAATAA
- a CDS encoding UDP-N-acetylglucosamine 4,6-dehydratase codes for MNIIKLIGRNEEIFERDILAHEKVLSEIINKSSFLVIGGAGSIGQAVTKEIFKRNPVKLHVVDISENNMVELVRDLRSSYGYIDGDFQTFALDIGSVEYDAFINSDGKYDYVLNLSALKHVRSEKDPFTLMRMIDVNVFNTEKTLKQSIENGTKKYFCVSTDKAANPVNMMGASKRIMEMYLMRKSLEINISTARFANVAFSDGSLLHGFNQRIIKKQPIVAPNDIKRYFVTPKESGELCLMSCVFGENRDVFFPKLSESLHLISFADIAVKYLAEIGYQPFLCKTEDEARDKAEDLIAQKKWPCLFTASDTTGEKDFEEFFTANEVLDMERFENFGVIKNGANFDQSKLASFTNEINQLKLNKIWNKEEIVDLFHLMIPNFGHKETGKYLDSKM; via the coding sequence ATGAACATTATAAAATTAATTGGAAGGAATGAAGAAATATTTGAAAGAGATATTTTAGCTCATGAAAAAGTGCTATCAGAAATTATAAATAAGTCTTCCTTTTTAGTCATAGGTGGTGCGGGTTCTATTGGCCAGGCTGTTACTAAAGAAATATTTAAGAGAAATCCGGTAAAATTGCACGTTGTTGACATTAGTGAAAATAATATGGTGGAGTTGGTTCGTGATTTGCGAAGTTCTTACGGTTATATTGATGGCGATTTTCAAACTTTTGCTTTAGATATAGGTTCCGTTGAGTATGATGCTTTTATTAATTCTGATGGTAAATATGATTATGTACTGAATCTCTCTGCTTTAAAACATGTTCGCAGTGAAAAAGACCCTTTTACTTTAATGCGAATGATTGATGTTAATGTTTTTAATACAGAAAAAACATTAAAGCAATCCATTGAAAATGGAACTAAAAAATATTTTTGTGTCTCGACAGATAAAGCCGCTAATCCTGTAAATATGATGGGAGCCTCAAAGAGGATTATGGAAATGTACTTAATGCGAAAAAGTCTGGAAATTAACATTTCAACTGCTCGTTTTGCTAATGTTGCTTTTTCAGACGGATCATTGTTACATGGGTTTAATCAGAGAATTATAAAAAAACAACCTATTGTTGCTCCGAATGATATTAAAAGATATTTTGTTACACCAAAAGAATCTGGAGAACTTTGCTTGATGTCTTGTGTTTTTGGAGAAAACAGGGATGTTTTTTTTCCTAAATTAAGTGAGAGCTTACATTTAATCTCATTTGCGGATATTGCTGTAAAGTATTTAGCTGAAATAGGATATCAACCTTTTTTGTGTAAAACAGAAGACGAGGCGAGAGATAAAGCGGAGGATTTGATTGCACAAAAAAAATGGCCATGTTTATTTACAGCTAGTGACACAACGGGTGAAAAAGATTTTGAAGAATTTTTTACTGCTAACGAAGTTCTCGATATGGAACGTTTTGAAAACTTTGGAGTGATTAAAAATGGAGCTAATTTTGATCAATCTAAATTAGCAAGTTTTACAAATGAAATAAATCAATTGAAATTAAATAAAATTTGGAATAAAGAAGAGATTGTAGATTTATTTCATCTAATGATACCTAATTTTGGACATAAAGAAACAGGTAAATATTTAGATTCAAAAATGTAA
- a CDS encoding LegC family aminotransferase: MDAINSAISFIKEQYKTNEFIPLHIPHFGGNEKKYLIETIDSTFVSSVGAYVDQFELMMQTITETKKAVAVVNGTAGIQVALRLIGVKAGDEVLTQALTFVATANAIAYQNATPIFLDVDLDTMGLSPKAVAVFLEEFGDLREDGCYNKKTGKRIGACLPMHTFGFPVHLEELIKVCDAWKIPLLEDAAESLGSEYRGRPTGSFGKLAAFSFNGNKIVTCGGGGAIVTNDLKLGEKGKYLTTTAKIPHQYEYVHDEMGYNFRMPNLNAALACAQLEQLNKFLDNKRELAQDYKVFFETNGIKFRTETPGTKANYWLMCVELENKGERDLFLKTTNSNAVMTRPIWQLMYRLPMYENCQKDKQINAEFLEERIVNIPSSVR; the protein is encoded by the coding sequence ATGGATGCTATTAACTCAGCAATATCTTTTATAAAAGAGCAGTATAAAACAAATGAATTTATACCTCTACATATTCCTCATTTTGGAGGTAATGAAAAAAAATACCTAATAGAAACTATTGACTCTACTTTTGTCTCTTCTGTAGGTGCATACGTGGATCAATTTGAACTAATGATGCAAACTATTACAGAGACCAAAAAAGCAGTTGCTGTTGTTAATGGTACAGCTGGAATTCAAGTTGCTTTGCGTTTGATAGGTGTAAAAGCTGGAGATGAAGTGTTAACTCAAGCATTAACTTTTGTTGCGACGGCGAACGCCATTGCATATCAAAATGCCACGCCTATTTTTTTAGATGTTGATTTAGATACGATGGGGCTTTCTCCTAAAGCAGTAGCTGTTTTTTTAGAAGAATTTGGTGACTTGCGTGAAGATGGTTGTTATAATAAAAAAACCGGAAAGAGAATTGGTGCATGTTTACCAATGCATACTTTTGGATTTCCTGTACATTTAGAAGAATTAATCAAAGTTTGTGATGCTTGGAAAATTCCATTACTTGAAGATGCTGCTGAATCCTTGGGTAGTGAATATAGAGGAAGACCAACTGGTAGTTTTGGAAAACTTGCTGCTTTTTCATTTAATGGTAATAAAATTGTAACATGCGGTGGTGGTGGAGCCATCGTTACAAATGATTTGAAATTAGGAGAAAAAGGGAAATATTTAACTACAACAGCGAAAATCCCACATCAATATGAATATGTCCATGATGAAATGGGATATAATTTTAGAATGCCTAATCTAAATGCAGCTCTTGCATGTGCACAATTAGAGCAATTAAATAAGTTTTTAGATAATAAAAGAGAATTAGCTCAAGATTATAAAGTTTTTTTTGAGACTAATGGAATAAAATTTAGAACAGAAACGCCAGGAACTAAAGCAAATTATTGGCTAATGTGTGTAGAATTAGAAAATAAAGGCGAAAGGGATTTGTTTTTAAAAACAACAAACTCAAATGCAGTAATGACTCGACCTATTTGGCAATTGATGTATCGTTTGCCAATGTATGAGAATTGTCAGAAAGACAAACAGATCAACGCTGAATTTCTAGAAGAACGAATCGTAAATATACCAAGTAGTGTTAGATAA
- a CDS encoding acetyltransferase, with product MLDKSVILVGYSGHSYVVIETALENGFTIVGYSDKDKINVNPYNLTYLGFEKSKDFMGWDYNASFVLGVGDNKLRQIIANFIESEGKKVETLVHKTANISKSVSLGSGIFINKNVVVNALTVVGKNVILNTGCIIEHECVLQDSVHIAPGAVLAGNVSIGERSFIGANAVIKQGVNIGKDVIVGAGSVIIMNIPDGKKVVGNPGRII from the coding sequence GTGTTAGATAAATCTGTAATTCTTGTCGGATATTCCGGACATTCTTATGTTGTTATAGAAACTGCTTTGGAAAATGGTTTTACAATAGTTGGTTATTCTGATAAGGATAAGATAAACGTTAATCCATACAATTTAACATATTTAGGTTTTGAAAAAAGTAAAGATTTTATGGGCTGGGACTATAACGCTTCTTTTGTGTTAGGGGTAGGAGATAATAAGTTAAGACAAATTATTGCCAATTTTATCGAAAGTGAAGGGAAAAAAGTGGAAACTTTAGTACACAAAACTGCTAATATATCCAAAAGTGTTTCTTTAGGAAGCGGGATTTTTATTAATAAAAATGTTGTTGTTAATGCTCTTACAGTAGTTGGGAAAAATGTAATTTTAAACACAGGTTGTATTATTGAACATGAATGTGTTTTGCAAGATTCTGTTCATATAGCACCAGGAGCAGTTTTAGCTGGAAATGTTAGTATTGGTGAAAGGAGTTTTATAGGAGCTAACGCTGTAATTAAACAAGGTGTCAATATAGGCAAGGACGTAATAGTAGGTGCCGGATCTGTTATTATTATGAATATTCCAGATGGAAAAAAAGTTGTTGGAAATCCAGGCAGAATAATATAA